In Sphingobacterium zeae, one genomic interval encodes:
- a CDS encoding helix-turn-helix domain-containing protein yields the protein MKLAIKNMVCNRCIMVVENELAKLNLHIKHISLGQVEIDEELTKAETEQLATTFSSLGFELIDDKRTVIIEQVKHLVLDLIRNQHNDTNLNLSEIISKEVHHDYNYISNLFSEVEGMTIEKYFIGQKIEYVKELLVYDELTLSEIAYKLNYSSVAYLSNQFKKVTGLTPSHFKQIKENKRKPLDKIND from the coding sequence ATGAAACTTGCGATAAAGAATATGGTGTGCAATCGGTGCATTATGGTCGTTGAAAATGAATTGGCCAAGCTCAATCTCCATATCAAACATATTTCCTTGGGTCAGGTTGAAATCGATGAAGAACTAACCAAAGCGGAGACCGAGCAACTTGCTACGACCTTTTCCAGCCTTGGCTTTGAACTGATTGACGATAAAAGGACGGTCATCATCGAGCAGGTCAAACATCTTGTATTGGATCTCATCCGCAACCAGCATAATGATACTAACCTCAATCTTTCCGAAATTATTAGCAAGGAAGTACATCACGACTACAACTACATCTCCAATCTTTTTTCAGAAGTGGAAGGCATGACCATCGAAAAATATTTCATTGGCCAAAAAATTGAATATGTCAAAGAGTTATTGGTTTATGACGAACTCACGCTGAGTGAAATTGCTTACAAACTCAATTACTCCAGTGTTGCCTATTTAAGTAATCAATTTAAAAAGGTTACCGGACTTACACCGAGTCACTTTAAACAGATCAAAGAGAATAAACGCAAACCTCTTGATAAGATTAATGATTAA
- a CDS encoding DUF4954 family protein: MSILKKKPLEQLGYGFIPAEFIPAGQDEYTLRFQQNPRNDFRDLTDEEVQQLIKNGNWSSDWSKVKVSAVFDPNQIQHCKFYGLVRIGNLSPSYLDYRNLKLPIGLYHSTIVSSDFGDDVAVHHVGFLSYFIVGNEVLLSQIKEMETGSTAKFGNGILRDGEEPEKRIQLELCNENGARSVYPFDGMQSADVYLWTRNRQDVALQKRFGELTDQKFGSQRGFYSQIGDRCVIKNTFTIKNVKIGTDAYIKGVSKLKNVTVNSSQESYTQIGEGCELVNGIIGYGCRIFYGVKAVRFILASYSQLKYGARLINSYLGDNSTISCCEVLNSLIFPAHEQHHNNSFLCAALVMGQSNMAAGATVGSNHNSRAADGEIIAGRGFWPGLCVSLKHNSRFASYCLIVKGDFLHELDIRLPFTLVSNDVQHDQLVLIPGYWFMYNMYALVRNANKYEARDNRHFKNQYFEYDMLAPDTVNEMFEGMDLLALAVADSLHTAAGKDVQERIIAGRALLANNMDLKNQTIVLQGAENSRRPTVIQKVGEAYHLYRSFIKYYGVLHLMDALEDGLSLQDIIESLADKARTSWQNIGGQLIESNALQAFLNDIKSKKIDSWDEVHEFYHDKSKTYALDKREHALLSLMEILNLEGMALSADKIVSLLDQALGHRIWIGDQIYKSRAKDYKNPFKNMVYANDEERDIVVGKLEENSFINQQQKELETFKIRVANLKGQF, encoded by the coding sequence ATGAGTATATTGAAGAAAAAACCTTTGGAACAGTTGGGATATGGATTTATCCCGGCTGAATTTATTCCAGCAGGACAGGACGAATATACCCTTCGTTTTCAACAAAATCCGCGTAATGACTTTCGGGATCTGACCGATGAAGAGGTTCAGCAGCTAATCAAAAACGGCAACTGGTCCAGCGACTGGTCCAAAGTTAAAGTATCGGCGGTCTTTGATCCAAATCAGATCCAGCATTGTAAATTCTATGGTCTGGTCCGTATCGGAAATCTGAGCCCAAGTTACCTGGACTACCGCAATTTGAAATTGCCTATAGGCCTGTATCATTCGACGATTGTAAGTTCGGATTTTGGCGACGATGTTGCTGTCCACCACGTGGGTTTTCTGTCTTACTTTATCGTTGGTAATGAGGTGCTGTTAAGCCAGATTAAGGAAATGGAAACAGGCAGTACAGCGAAATTTGGCAATGGTATTCTCCGCGATGGCGAAGAGCCCGAAAAGCGCATACAACTGGAGCTCTGCAATGAAAATGGTGCCCGCTCGGTCTATCCTTTTGATGGCATGCAGTCTGCAGACGTGTACCTCTGGACCCGCAATCGACAGGATGTTGCGCTGCAAAAGCGCTTTGGAGAATTAACTGATCAAAAGTTTGGCAGTCAACGTGGCTTTTACAGTCAGATCGGCGACCGTTGTGTCATCAAAAATACCTTCACGATCAAAAATGTAAAGATCGGAACCGATGCTTACATCAAAGGGGTCAGCAAACTGAAAAATGTGACGGTAAATTCCTCGCAGGAATCGTATACGCAGATTGGCGAAGGCTGTGAGCTTGTCAATGGTATCATAGGCTACGGCTGCCGCATATTTTACGGTGTTAAAGCCGTACGTTTTATCTTGGCTTCCTATTCGCAGTTAAAGTACGGCGCCCGTCTGATCAACTCTTATCTGGGAGACAACTCCACGATTTCCTGTTGTGAAGTATTAAATTCTTTGATCTTCCCAGCACATGAGCAGCACCATAATAATTCTTTTTTATGTGCGGCGCTTGTAATGGGCCAAAGTAATATGGCTGCAGGAGCTACGGTAGGATCCAATCACAACTCCAGAGCAGCGGACGGTGAAATTATTGCGGGACGTGGTTTTTGGCCCGGACTCTGTGTCAGTTTAAAACACAACTCCAGATTTGCATCGTATTGTCTCATTGTCAAAGGAGATTTTCTGCACGAATTGGACATTAGATTGCCTTTTACGTTGGTGAGCAATGATGTGCAGCATGATCAGCTGGTGTTGATTCCGGGCTATTGGTTTATGTACAATATGTACGCGCTGGTGCGTAATGCCAATAAATATGAGGCTAGGGATAACCGACATTTCAAAAACCAATATTTTGAATACGATATGTTGGCACCGGATACGGTGAATGAAATGTTTGAAGGAATGGATCTGTTGGCTTTGGCTGTTGCAGATAGTCTTCATACCGCAGCAGGTAAGGATGTGCAAGAACGTATTATTGCCGGTCGTGCACTGCTCGCCAACAATATGGATCTTAAGAATCAGACCATCGTGCTCCAAGGAGCAGAGAATTCCCGAAGACCTACCGTGATTCAGAAAGTTGGTGAGGCGTATCATCTGTATCGTTCTTTTATCAAATATTACGGTGTGTTGCATCTGATGGATGCATTGGAGGACGGTCTTTCGCTACAGGACATCATTGAATCCTTAGCGGATAAGGCGCGTACAAGCTGGCAGAATATTGGTGGACAGTTGATCGAAAGCAATGCGTTGCAAGCTTTTCTGAATGATATTAAGTCTAAAAAAATAGATTCTTGGGATGAAGTCCACGAATTCTATCATGATAAAAGTAAAACTTATGCCTTGGATAAACGTGAACATGCGCTCTTGTCTTTAATGGAGATTCTAAATTTAGAAGGGATGGCTTTATCAGCAGATAAAATTGTATCTTTGTTGGATCAGGCACTCGGACACCGAATCTGGATTGGTGACCAGATTTACAAATCGCGCGCTAAAGACTATAAAAATCCATTCAAAAACATGGTGTATGCCAATGATGAAGAACGGGATATTGTGGTCGGAAAGCTGGAGGAGAACTCCTTTATCAATCAACAACAAAAAGAATTAGAGACATTTAAGATAAGGGTTGCTAATTTGAAAGGGCAATTTTAA
- the lgt gene encoding prolipoprotein diacylglyceryl transferase codes for MNSILSAIHWNIDPEMFNFGAFALRYYALCWLLAFFVSYVIMLRIFKKEGRTQEQLDQLSIYIFLGTLIGARLGHCLFYDFEYYKDHILEIFLPFKWDNTGFHITGFAGLASHGGAMGILVALYLFCRKTKTDFLWLADRLVVVVPIAGALIRIGNFFNSEIIGTPSDLPWAIVFERVDNIPRHPGQLYEAIAYILIFIIIGSLFKSNPNRQRGQLFGIFMVLLFGARMVLEHFKIDQEAFEQSMALNMGQLLSIPFILVGLYFIFRKTKA; via the coding sequence ATGAATTCAATATTAAGTGCAATACATTGGAATATTGACCCTGAAATGTTCAACTTCGGCGCCTTTGCCCTGCGTTATTATGCGTTGTGCTGGCTATTGGCATTTTTTGTTTCGTACGTCATCATGTTGCGTATTTTCAAAAAAGAAGGCCGTACACAGGAGCAGCTAGATCAACTATCAATTTATATTTTTCTGGGCACATTGATCGGCGCACGATTGGGACACTGCCTGTTTTACGATTTTGAGTATTATAAAGATCATATCCTGGAGATTTTCCTACCGTTCAAGTGGGATAATACAGGGTTTCATATCACGGGCTTTGCAGGCTTAGCTTCCCATGGTGGCGCCATGGGGATTCTTGTCGCTCTTTATTTATTTTGCAGAAAGACGAAAACCGATTTTCTGTGGCTTGCAGACAGACTCGTCGTCGTTGTCCCTATTGCCGGCGCACTTATCCGTATTGGGAATTTCTTTAATTCCGAAATCATTGGAACCCCTAGCGATCTCCCTTGGGCTATTGTTTTCGAACGTGTAGACAATATACCCCGTCATCCAGGGCAGCTTTATGAGGCTATCGCTTATATTTTGATCTTTATCATCATCGGTTCCCTATTCAAGTCAAATCCCAACCGTCAGCGAGGTCAGCTATTCGGCATTTTTATGGTCTTGTTGTTCGGCGCGCGTATGGTTCTGGAACATTTTAAAATCGACCAGGAAGCTTTCGAGCAGAGTATGGCTTTAAACATGGGTCAGTTATTGAGTATACCTTTTATATTAGTCGGATTATACTTTATCTTCCGGAAAACGAAAGCATAA
- a CDS encoding L,D-transpeptidase family protein, with product MKRHKKRKIVLKTVIAIFILLVVALLGYNSYPEPTLGNNAKVDKLVVYKSKRSLLAYSDGRLLKTYRISLGRQPIGAKKFEGDLKTPEGLYTINDKNRYSDYHKNLGVSYPNQAEVVHAKGLGKEAGGDIKIHGLRNGMGFIGKLQRHMDWTLGCMALTNAEIDELFKAVPIGTPIEIKP from the coding sequence ATGAAGCGACATAAAAAACGTAAAATAGTATTAAAAACGGTTATCGCTATCTTTATCCTTCTTGTTGTGGCGCTGTTGGGCTACAACAGCTATCCGGAACCTACATTAGGGAACAACGCTAAAGTTGATAAGCTTGTCGTCTACAAATCAAAAAGGTCCCTATTAGCGTATAGTGATGGAAGGCTTTTAAAAACTTACCGGATTTCATTGGGTAGGCAACCTATCGGTGCCAAAAAGTTTGAAGGCGATTTAAAAACACCTGAGGGTCTATATACGATCAATGATAAAAATCGATATAGCGACTACCACAAAAACCTTGGGGTCTCCTATCCCAATCAAGCAGAGGTAGTCCATGCTAAAGGCTTAGGAAAGGAAGCCGGCGGCGACATTAAGATACACGGCCTTAGAAATGGTATGGGCTTTATTGGCAAGTTGCAGCGGCACATGGACTGGACTTTAGGTTGTATGGCGCTAACGAACGCGGAGATTGATGAACTTTTTAAAGCAGTTCCAATTGGCACTCCAATTGAAATCAAACCGTAA